The Pseudanabaena yagii GIHE-NHR1 genomic interval CGCTTAGCACGTTTGAGATATGCCATAACGATGCCAATTACCAATGCTGCTTCAACACCTTCGCGCAGGGTAATTACAAAAGTTGGAAGAGTTAAACTGATGTCCATAAAGTTTTGAGATAAAAAGTGTCAATTCCCCTCTCCCAGTGGGAGAGGAGCTAGGGGTGAGGGGATCTACGATTTTGCGTAAACTTTCGTAGCGGCTTGCTCGTTGCCTTTAATTAGTTCTGCCATATCCGCAACGGACAGCACTGGCTTGTCTGGGGCGATAGCACTAGGATATGCCGACTTGAGCTTTTCTAAACTTGCCGTAAATTGTTTGTGAACATCAGGATGTTGCTTTTCCATTGCTGATGCGATGCTCTTGTACAACTGCTCCACATAAATAGTGAAACCTCGCGAATCTTGATACTCAATAATTTCTTTGATTTTGTCATTGGCGATCGCTGCACGATATTCCGTACCCGCCGTATCGAGAATTGTATTGATTACTTGGAGGGAAAACTTCGGTGATTGACGTTGAGTTTCGGGAATTGCCGCGATCGCTGAGTCAATACTAGCTATTGCGTCATTATATTTAGCGGCAATACTAGGATCGTTGGGCTTGGACTTGACCAACTGCTGCAAATCCATCAATGGCTGTTTAAATTCTTTGACCTTGCGTTCTTTGAGTTGTCCTTCCACATCCGCATAAATTTCTTCGACAGGATGCTCAATATGGGGAAGTGCTTGGTCAGGTTTCTGAAGATCTAACAATTCCTTCGCCACAATCATGTGACCTTTCATCAAACCAAGTTTAGTCAAATAATCAACATCTTTAGCTTCACCAGTTAGCTCTATAGTTTCCGTGCCAACCATATCTTTGATTTGAGCAAACTGTTCTGCCGTGACCACTTTCTTAGTCACTAGGTCTTCCACCTTCGTATAGGGACGCGCCGCTTGAATTTTGTTGGATAAACCTGCAATTCCTAACTTTGCTTCAACCTTATCAAGTTCAGACAAAATCGCTTCGTTGATATTGATCTTGGCTTTGTTGTGACTAGGTGTCATCGCGTCTTTTTGAGTCCCAGATTTAGACTCGGTTTTAGACTCAATGGTTGCAGGATTAGAAGGAATAGAAGCTTTCGGCTCATTGCTACATGCCGCGATCGCGATCGCACTAACTAAGGATAGGGTGAACAATAGGAAAAAGGCTTTGCTTTTGACTAAAGCTTTCAAGGCTCGACTAATGAAAGAAATAATTGCGGACATGAAAGTAACTAAGGGTTAATTAAGGGATGTTAGATGAATGAAATAATGATTGCTAGATAATGCAACTAATTTGCAATAACTGATTTAACCCTATTAGAGCATAATCTTGCAAGTAATTCTCAATAAATCTTGGTTGTAAATCTTTTGCCTACAGGTAAAACATTTACAACCCTAAGCGACTACATTAAATAAGCCCATACAACCTGCCTCTGCGATCGCATCTTGATGCGGATGAAACATATATTTTCCCGTAAAGCGATATTGCAACTCTAAAATATGCCTTTCCGCAGTCCCCATCGTGATTACATCCGTTTCCTCTGTGGGAGTCATGCCGCGTCCTGTGCGATAGACCTGAAATATATTCGCATGGACATGAAAAGTCGCCGCAGGGTCAAACTCAATCATATTAAGGACATATAAACGCAATAGCTGATTTTGCTGCACAGCGATCGGTTGCTGCATATAGAAATGGGGCAAACCATTAAAGGCATACATCTCATTGCGGCCATCTCCATCAATGTCATAGCCGCCCATGATGAGCACCAACTCATCCGCAGGAGGTCGTGGCGTTGGCGGATCGACAATAAACATTCCGTACAAGCCTTTACCAATATGCCTTGCCACAGGTGCAACATGGCAGTGATACAAATGCACTCCGTAGGGCTTAGCCTCAAATTCATAAATTGTGGCTGCACCATTGCGAATTGGTTTTACTCCATCCATTTCTGAAGCATGTTCACCGTGAAAGTGCAATGAATGGGCATGTCCTGCCTGATTGGAAAAAGCAATCCGCACGTGATCGCCTTCTGTTGCTCTCAAGGTTGGACCAGGAACGCGATCGTTTACATTCCAAGTAATGAAGTCCGTTGAGGCATTTAATTTAACTGTTTTACTTTTGGCTGTTAGCTCAAATTCGCGCACTGTGCGCCCATTTTCTTGACTAACTTTGCCGTAATCAAACTCTCGCAATGCGGCGATCGGATCGAGTCCACTAGTCTTAATTCTGGTCTGAGCCGCTTCGTTGAGCGACATCGGCGGAATCACAATCTTTTTAGGTGTAGGTTGATTATTCTCGTTGTTGCGATTTGAAATGATGGGACTACAAGCGATCGCGCCACCAATTAACCCAATACCTCCAAGCCCAAGTTCTAATATTTTTCGACGTTGACGATCCATTAATCCTACTTGCAAATAGTTCCTATTTACCTTAACAAATTTCACTTAACTTTGAATATTTGTCATAAAGCGATCGCGCAATAAAAACAGTGACTTTGAAAAAATAATTTAACAAGCTATTTTTAGCCTTATTCTAGGAATTCAAGACTTGTAATTAGACTTAAAAATAGACTTACTTAAATCATAGTTAGACTACATGCCTAAAATGATAGAAGAGAGATTTTTGGGTATCCTCTCTTTCTTCTTTAAACGTTTTAGCCGCGCATAAATTTATAAGCTTGCGAATTTAGTTGAATCCTTACATAGCAACTTAGCTTACGATAATGGTTATTTACGCAAGCACGGGTATTTGATTGCTGTTCAAAATACTAAAGTGCTTGTATATAGCGGATTTTGGGGATCGTTGTATCTTTACGCAAGCTAGCTAATTTAGTAAGCTAGCCTTTCTTTAGGTGAATGATCTGGTCGATGGTAACTACCCAAGATTGTTGAATTACCTTGTTTTCGACCTCGATCAAGTCTCCTTTGACGGAAATTATTTGCGCCCAAAAGCGTTTTTTCTTGACCAAAATTAGCACTTGATCGCCTGTGGATAAGCTTTCGATTTTTGGATTTTCGATAAAAATGCTTTCTATAATGGAGGCTTGCGAATTCGATGGTTCTAGCTCGTAAGCTGTGCGTAGAAAGGCATCTGATAAATTTTTAAACAGCTTAGCTGCAATTTCCTTAAGCTCACTCATATCTAAATAACCCTGATTTCATCACGAGAAAAATGATTGCCTTGAACCCACTTGGGACACTCTACAAAATATTTCAATCCCATTCGGGCGGTAATAGTCCCAGTGGCTCCTACAAAAAATCCTTTCACCACTTCAACGCGATCACCAATTTCTGGGCGATCTCCTTGCTTAAATGATTTTTTCTGCAAGTAATTATTAGTGACACACAAATTTGGTTCACCTTGGTTCATTGGTTCACTAATGGCGTGGTTGTCAGTTTTTTTTGCTTCACCGTCAAAATAATTTGGTTCACCCATCGATTTTGGTTCACCAGCTAAATTATTTGCAGTGTTATTAATTTGGTTCACCAAAAATGAATCAAATAAATTTGGTTCACCTTTTGGTTCATCGGTTGAAATACTCTCTATATCTTGATTTTTTTCTTCAGGTGAATCAAATGAATCAAAATCATGAGAAATTGCAAAATTTATAGATTGAATACCATAGACTAGAAAACCGTGCTTTGTCCTTTGGCTGAAACGCGCTCTTGGAAAGATTTTGGTTAACCCTTGTTTCATTAGCCTTGGTGCTTTTATCCAAGGATCGAAACGATTGCCATCGTCAAGCCAATCAAGTCGCTCTTTACCTTTGTCAGTGGTTTCAATATCTAAAATGCCTTGATCGACATACCAAGATTTAAGGCTTTCATAAAGATCGCCAATTTTGATGCATCCATCTCCCTGCTCTAATTTGATATCGGTAGCCCATCTAATTAGATGGCAGCTTGCCTCTTTCGCTTCTTGAATTGCGCCCGCCAAAGGTTTGTAGTCAATGCCATCTTGCATAAGTCTCACCAGTGCATCTAGTAGGCGATTTAGTAAGGATGGACAGACTTGATTTTGAAGAAATTCAGGGTCGTTTTTGAATCGTGGATCGGCGGGTAGTTCGTCTGGTGATTGCGGGTCGCTGGTGAAGGTCTTCGCAAATTTGACGATCGCATATCTTGACTCAATGGCTTTTTGTGCGCCAACAATTGACGGTGCTTCGTTACAGTTCAAAAGCACGATACAGGCGGGTTTGATGTCATAGTCATCTACGTTTTTACGTTCGATGTCGATTGGATCGCCAGTAAGCACATTCTTGAGAGATTGCAGACTGTCAAGGCTTAAGCGTGAGTGATTTTCTGATGCCCAGTTGATGCGACTGTATTCCAGCTTGGCAAGTGGGAACTTTTTGCCCTCATCGTATTGTTGGAAGTCGCGAAGCGAACAACCTGTAATACCACGGGAAAATATTTCGGCGATCGCTTCTCTGAGTGTGTCTTTACCGTTGGAACCATCACCTTGGAGAAGCAAGCCACGTAGACGATCTGGCATGACTTTACGCACATTTGCCAAGTCAAAAGAGGCAGCTATGGTTTTCAGAAATACGTCTCGCTGTGCATCATCAAGGGCAATTAGTAGGCGATCGCAGGTTTCAGGATCGGCTTTTGGGTCATATCTGACTTTGGAGCAGTAGGTATAAACCATGTTTGGATGATGGTTTTTAAGTTTCCAAGTTGGTGTTTTGCCTTCCCATTCAATAGTTAAAACACCGTTGGCAAGGTTTAAACCTGTGGGATTTACGGTTGTAGGGTCAACACCAAAGCCAACTTTCACCCATTTCATTACAGCATTGACGCTTTGCTCATTGGCATATTTGTAGGTGCGCTTATTGGTGCGGTCATCGTAGACCAGAAACTTATTGCAAAATTCACTGATGCGACGCTTTTCGACTGGATCGGGACTGACTTCGTAATGTGTGCCTGTCCAATAATGCAAGGTGTCATTAATACAAACCCAGTGTTTATCACTGAATAGTTTTTTCTGGGCAATTTGGTTGAAATGCTCAGAGATAGGCGGCTCGTCGGGGTCGTATCGGTCTAGATGGATAATTTCCTGCTCTGTTTCCTGTGTGGCGCTTTGCGCCGCCTCTGTAATTTCCTCTGAAACAACATCAATAGTATTTTCAGTCTTTGAAGCTTTGATAAGCATTTCAAGGTATTGATCGCCAAATTCCTTGAATCCGTCGGTGATGTCATACCCATTTTTGGGATTTTCGGGCGCTGGTACAGTGGCGACAAATGCGCGATCGCCAATTGCCTCGGCAAGTTTCTTGGCTCCATCCTGTCCAGCCCGTCGCCCTTTGTTATCGGGGTAATCCAAATCATAAAAAATCACGATGCGATCGTATTGGTCCAGGGGTGATAAATCTTTAGGAATGCCACCAGCACCACAGGTCGCTGTGGCTACGCTGATATTTGATTGCTCGTTGTAAAGTTTCTGACCCAATAGCAGGGCATCCCATTCACCCTCACAAATCCATAACTCTTTGCCGTCTGGTTGATGGGTAAAGTACCAGCGTGCGGTGACGTTTGGCTGTGACATTGGTTGATCGGGGCGATCTTCTTCTGGCAACCATTTATTAGGGAAATACTTGCCAAGCCATTTACCCGCCTCGATTTCGTAGGGGATAAACAGGCATGGTGTAGGTTTCCACTCTTCACCATATTTAAAATTTTTGAAGGTGTAGCCAATCTTGAAATACTCAATGGTGCGAAGCTCTAATCCTCTATCAAGTAGATATTGCAATGCTTTTGGGGCGGTTTTTGAAGTTTTCCCGCGCAGCAATCTTGATGATGATTCGATGTTTTCATCGGTTTGGTAAACGATTTCTTTTTGTGGTTTGGCTGTGGGGATGTAGGTTTTCTCAAGTGGCTTCGCGTCGCCGA includes:
- a CDS encoding helix-hairpin-helix domain-containing protein; the encoded protein is MSAIISFISRALKALVKSKAFFLLFTLSLVSAIAIAACSNEPKASIPSNPATIESKTESKSGTQKDAMTPSHNKAKININEAILSELDKVEAKLGIAGLSNKIQAARPYTKVEDLVTKKVVTAEQFAQIKDMVGTETIELTGEAKDVDYLTKLGLMKGHMIVAKELLDLQKPDQALPHIEHPVEEIYADVEGQLKERKVKEFKQPLMDLQQLVKSKPNDPSIAAKYNDAIASIDSAIAAIPETQRQSPKFSLQVINTILDTAGTEYRAAIANDKIKEIIEYQDSRGFTIYVEQLYKSIASAMEKQHPDVHKQFTASLEKLKSAYPSAIAPDKPVLSVADMAELIKGNEQAATKVYAKS
- a CDS encoding multicopper oxidase domain-containing protein, with amino-acid sequence MDRQRRKILELGLGGIGLIGGAIACSPIISNRNNENNQPTPKKIVIPPMSLNEAAQTRIKTSGLDPIAALREFDYGKVSQENGRTVREFELTAKSKTVKLNASTDFITWNVNDRVPGPTLRATEGDHVRIAFSNQAGHAHSLHFHGEHASEMDGVKPIRNGAATIYEFEAKPYGVHLYHCHVAPVARHIGKGLYGMFIVDPPTPRPPADELVLIMGGYDIDGDGRNEMYAFNGLPHFYMQQPIAVQQNQLLRLYVLNMIEFDPAATFHVHANIFQVYRTGRGMTPTEETDVITMGTAERHILELQYRFTGKYMFHPHQDAIAEAGCMGLFNVVA
- a CDS encoding DUF5906 domain-containing protein produces the protein MPFSIFDHVQFNKTGRAICPSCLLTKGEGYRKYNLSVSLDPADHGAYKCHRGCTTEQIREAIGDAKPLEKTYIPTAKPQKEIVYQTDENIESSSRLLRGKTSKTAPKALQYLLDRGLELRTIEYFKIGYTFKNFKYGEEWKPTPCLFIPYEIEAGKWLGKYFPNKWLPEEDRPDQPMSQPNVTARWYFTHQPDGKELWICEGEWDALLLGQKLYNEQSNISVATATCGAGGIPKDLSPLDQYDRIVIFYDLDYPDNKGRRAGQDGAKKLAEAIGDRAFVATVPAPENPKNGYDITDGFKEFGDQYLEMLIKASKTENTIDVVSEEITEAAQSATQETEQEIIHLDRYDPDEPPISEHFNQIAQKKLFSDKHWVCINDTLHYWTGTHYEVSPDPVEKRRISEFCNKFLVYDDRTNKRTYKYANEQSVNAVMKWVKVGFGVDPTTVNPTGLNLANGVLTIEWEGKTPTWKLKNHHPNMVYTYCSKVRYDPKADPETCDRLLIALDDAQRDVFLKTIAASFDLANVRKVMPDRLRGLLLQGDGSNGKDTLREAIAEIFSRGITGCSLRDFQQYDEGKKFPLAKLEYSRINWASENHSRLSLDSLQSLKNVLTGDPIDIERKNVDDYDIKPACIVLLNCNEAPSIVGAQKAIESRYAIVKFAKTFTSDPQSPDELPADPRFKNDPEFLQNQVCPSLLNRLLDALVRLMQDGIDYKPLAGAIQEAKEASCHLIRWATDIKLEQGDGCIKIGDLYESLKSWYVDQGILDIETTDKGKERLDWLDDGNRFDPWIKAPRLMKQGLTKIFPRARFSQRTKHGFLVYGIQSINFAISHDFDSFDSPEEKNQDIESISTDEPKGEPNLFDSFLVNQINNTANNLAGEPKSMGEPNYFDGEAKKTDNHAISEPMNQGEPNLCVTNNYLQKKSFKQGDRPEIGDRVEVVKGFFVGATGTITARMGLKYFVECPKWVQGNHFSRDEIRVI